In the genome of Amia ocellicauda isolate fAmiCal2 chromosome 3, fAmiCal2.hap1, whole genome shotgun sequence, one region contains:
- the sost gene encoding sclerostin, giving the protein MQVSMALWSVLLLLLLQGYCSAARGWKGLKNDATEIIPEYSEDPQPPQAPQPPAQSNSTMNRAKHGGRTATANTETYAASELSCRELRSTRYITDGPCRSAKPVKELVCSGQCVPSHLLPNSILRGKWWRHSATDYRCIPAHSRTQRVQLHCPHGHNRTYKIRVVTSCKCKRYSRHHNQSEVKEASPKPRRNKKRSRLPQDRSKTNTPEMGNSY; this is encoded by the exons ATGCAGGTGTCCATGGCGCTCTGGTctgtcctgctgctgctgctgctgcaaggCTACTGCAGCGCTGCCCGGGGATGGAAGGGTCTTAAAAACGATGCAACCGAAATAATCCCAGAATACAGTGAGGACCCGCAGCCCCCGCAAGCCCCGCAGCCACCAGCCCAGTCTAACAGCACCATGAACCGGGCCAAACACGGAGGCAGGACCGCGACTGCCAACACAGAGACTTATG CTGCATCAGAGCTGAGTTGCAGAGAGCTGCGCTCCACGCGCTACATCACTGATGGGCCGTGCCGCAGTGCCAAGCCAGTGAAGGAGCTGGTGTGTTCTGGGCAGTGCGTGCCTTCACATCTGCTGCCCAACTCCATCTTGCGCGGGAAGTGGTGGCGGCACAGTGCCACTGACTACCGCTGCATCCCTGCGCACTCCCGCACCCAGCGTGTGCAGCTGCACTGCCCCCACGGCCACAACAGGACTTACAAAATCCGCGTGGTGACCTCCTGCAAGTGCAAGCGCTACAGCCGCCACCACAACCAGTCCGAGGTCAAGGAGGCCTCCCCCAAGCCGAGACGGAACAAGAAGCGCTCCCGGCTCCCCCAGGACAGGAGCAAGACCAACACCCCCGAGATGGGCAACTCCTACTAG